In Spirochaetota bacterium, the following proteins share a genomic window:
- the rpsQ gene encoding 30S ribosomal protein S17, whose amino-acid sequence MEGKNRKQIVGKVISNKMDKTVVVEIERMMMHPKYHKFVRKTKKVKSHDERNECSIGDIVLIEETRPLSKEKRYRLVKIVEKVK is encoded by the coding sequence ATGGAAGGTAAAAACCGAAAACAGATCGTTGGTAAAGTAATTAGCAATAAAATGGATAAGACAGTTGTAGTTGAGATTGAAAGGATGATGATGCATCCTAAATATCATAAGTTTGTCCGTAAAACCAAAAAAGTAAAAAGCCATGATGAACGCAATGAGTGTTCAATTGGTGATATTGTTCTTATAGAAGAAACAAGGCCTTTGTCCAAGGAAAAGCGTTACCGTTTGGTGAAGATAGTTGAAAAGGTAAAATAG
- the rplE gene encoding 50S ribosomal protein L5: protein MAARLRILYEKDIKKRLMDKFKYSSVMQIPKIEKIVLNVGEGEAHSNPNLLKSIIDELSLITGQRAVKTVARKSIAAFKIREGYDVGARVTLRGDKMYEFLDRLVNVALPRVRDFRGLSPNSFDNAGNYNFSVKEQIIFPEINLDKVEKIYGINITIKTTAKNASEARALLEEFRFPFQEAR from the coding sequence ATGGCAGCACGATTGCGTATATTATATGAAAAGGATATTAAAAAGCGGTTGATGGATAAATTTAAATATTCATCAGTTATGCAGATCCCTAAAATTGAGAAAATTGTTCTCAATGTTGGCGAAGGTGAAGCTCATTCCAATCCCAACCTGCTTAAATCAATAATTGATGAGCTATCACTTATTACCGGTCAGAGAGCGGTTAAAACTGTTGCACGAAAATCAATTGCGGCGTTTAAAATTCGTGAGGGGTATGATGTAGGTGCTCGTGTCACGTTGCGTGGTGACAAGATGTATGAGTTTTTAGACAGGCTGGTTAATGTTGCTCTACCACGAGTGCGTGACTTCAGGGGACTATCGCCCAATTCATTTGATAATGCGGGTAATTATAATTTTTCAGTAAAAGAGCAGATAATTTTCCCGGAGATAAACCTGGATAAAGTTGAGAAAATCTATGGGATTAATATAACAATTAAAACAACAGCAAAAAATGCCAGTGAGGCACGTGCGTTGCTTGAAGAATTCAGATTTCCATTCCAAGAAGCGAGGTAA
- the rplX gene encoding 50S ribosomal protein L24 has product MVQTRLKKDDLVMVTTGADKGKRGKVLFVDKKRGRVIIEGVNLRKKYVRPSQENPKGGQIELPYPINISNVMVFCEKCKKAVRVGIKIDGDAKYRVCKKCGKRID; this is encoded by the coding sequence ATGGTACAAACTCGATTAAAAAAAGATGATCTTGTAATGGTGACTACAGGCGCTGATAAAGGCAAACGTGGCAAAGTGTTGTTTGTTGACAAAAAGCGCGGTAGGGTAATTATAGAAGGTGTTAATTTGCGGAAGAAATATGTGAGGCCTTCACAGGAGAACCCCAAAGGTGGGCAGATAGAATTGCCATACCCAATTAATATTTCAAATGTAATGGTATTTTGCGAAAAATGCAAAAAGGCTGTGAGGGTTGGCATCAAGATAGACGGTGATGCAAAATATCGCGTATGCAAAAAATGTGGCAAACGAATTGATTAG
- the rplN gene encoding 50S ribosomal protein L14, producing MIQVQTMLDVADNSGVKRVQCIKILGGTKRRYASVGDVIIVAVKDAHPSYGLKDSTGKKVHGKAVLRAVVVRTTKPVRRPDGSYIRFDDNAVAIIDTKGEPRGSRIFGPVARELRDRNFLKIVSLAPEVL from the coding sequence ATGATTCAGGTTCAAACAATGTTAGATGTTGCTGATAACAGTGGTGTAAAAAGAGTGCAGTGTATAAAAATATTAGGTGGAACCAAGAGGCGATACGCTTCGGTTGGTGATGTCATAATTGTTGCGGTAAAAGATGCACATCCATCGTATGGATTGAAAGATTCAACAGGAAAGAAAGTTCATGGCAAAGCAGTGTTACGAGCTGTAGTTGTGCGAACAACCAAGCCTGTACGGCGACCTGATGGTTCATATATACGGTTTGATGATAATGCAGTTGCAATTATCGATACTAAAGGTGAACCCAGGGGTTCCCGTATATTTGGTCCGGTAGCTCGTGAATTACGTGATAGAAACTTTTTGAAAATAGTTTCTTTAGCTCCAGAGGTTTTATAA
- a CDS encoding type Z 30S ribosomal protein S14, with product MASERMFAKARREPKFKIRQRNRCKVCGRPRGYYRRFELCRVCLRKLAGEGLIPGVKKSSW from the coding sequence GTGGCTAGCGAAAGAATGTTTGCAAAGGCCCGAAGAGAGCCTAAGTTTAAGATACGTCAAAGAAATAGATGTAAGGTATGTGGAAGGCCAAGGGGCTACTACAGACGGTTTGAACTTTGCAGGGTTTGTTTGCGGAAGTTGGCCGGTGAAGGCTTAATCCCGGGTGTTAAAAAATCATCCTGGTAA
- the rpsH gene encoding 30S ribosomal protein S8: MSCISDPIADMLTRMRNAINAGHVKVDIPSSKMKMAIAKILKDEGFIKNYKLIDDNKQKTLRIYLKYSADNQSAIIQMKRISTPGRRVYIKAEDLKPVYNNMGIMILSTSKGIITNKAAKQLNIGGEALCEIL; encoded by the coding sequence ATGAGTTGTATTTCTGATCCAATTGCAGATATGTTGACCCGAATGCGAAATGCAATTAATGCAGGACACGTTAAAGTTGATATACCCTCATCAAAAATGAAAATGGCAATTGCAAAGATTTTAAAAGATGAAGGTTTTATTAAAAACTATAAACTTATTGATGATAATAAGCAAAAAACATTACGAATTTACCTTAAATATAGTGCAGATAATCAGTCAGCAATTATTCAAATGAAACGGATAAGCACTCCCGGAAGAAGAGTATATATTAAAGCCGAGGATCTGAAGCCGGTATACAACAATATGGGTATTATGATTCTTTCTACATCAAAAGGTATTATTACTAATAAAGCCGCCAAACAGCTGAATATTGGCGGAGAAGCTTTATGTGAGATTCTATAA